AGTCTAGGTTCAGAGTTAATTGGGTTTTGTCATTACATTCGCACTCAACCGGAACTAGCTTGTATTGTTGGCTTAAATGACATAAGTACTGAAGTGGAAAACTTAATGAAGTTAAACAATAATGTAGTGGTGTTTTCATTTCATGAAACATACAAAGTTGGACGTTATACTATAACGCCATTTAATTTTGTCCATGCAGCATTTTCAGACCTGCCTACTGTTCCAAGTTATTTCATGATTTCTGAGACTTCCGATTTTTTTGCTTACGAAAAATTTCTACAGATTGTTATTGATTGTATACCAGCGTTAGAAGAGTGCCATACAGCTGTTGTAACAAACCAAGAGTATACTTTTACATCTGCAATAACTGTATCATTTCCAAACTGGCTGCAAATTTACGATTGGGAGATATTGTTTGCTGCTGCTAGGGCGTTTCTTCGGAAACTGCATGTGGATATTAAAGACATAAGTATGCGAATAAAACAACTAAAAAGTTTAATGAGCTCTGAGTCCATTGAAGATTATAGGCTTGAGTTAGAGAGGTTAAAAAAAGACTGGCCCTTAGGATTTTGTGAATATTATTTGCAAGTACTACAAGAACCAGTTGAAATGAGATTAGGCAGGTGGATTCTTGAGAGGTAAGAAATTCTTCTTTACTTACAACCTGTATGCGGCGTAAAAAAACTTGTAACAACTTGCCAGATGAAAggcaataaaacaataaaaaatctaaCAGAAGAATTTGAATCTTTCTTTGATCTGGAAAAGTTAAGATGCTCACTTATAATGCATGAAAAAATGAACTAAAGGAATTCAATTCAAATTCTAATAACTTTGACAAAATCTCAAAACGTACTTTAGTCATATAAGTCTGTGTAGTATAAATTATTTACTTAATACTTTTTTTGGCaagaatacaaaaaagaaagatttaaagAGTGTTGTAGGAAATATTAGGTAAGAAAAATCCAGCAACAGAGTGTGTTTAGATATAAAGAAAAGGGAAGGAAAAGCAGAAATGATTTTATCTGTAAACTTATTTTTAGGTACAAATTGTACTCACCCCATTTGGGCGTTTTACGTGGTGTGAACCCTGATCTACAACTGGTTATTAAGAACTTACAAGAACTTAAAGATGTTTCCTTAGATGTGATACTACCATCTTTGTATCATCTTCAAGTTTATGTGTACGTGAACATACAGAAAGGTTTTTGTGGCATTGGGAAGTACAACTTGAGCAGCTCTTTTAAGTTTTTACTGCGAGATATTGACGAACTTGTACTTCCAAGTAAAGTGTACGAACCTGCCGGAATAGTTAAAATATTTCGTGTTCGAGGAATCACGCTGTTCTCGGAGAGCTCAGATTTGTGTGATGACGACAACACTTCGCTTCTTCAAGCACAACGGATTGTGGAGATGGGGCATATTTCACACAGCACGGATTTGAAAGCTTTTTTAGTAAAGTCAACATCAGGTACCGAAGGATTGtgtatttttattgtaatattttttgtgtgcttATGAATAGCTGAGAGCAATGTATTTGCGTATTAAAAGCCATAAAATTAGCGAAATATTATAGAAAGAAATCCGTTAAAAGTGAGAAAATGACTTGAAAGTTTTAAGAACAATTTGCAGACCTCCTGATATATTTTATTCTTAATCAATGATATGTTACGGTAATCTGGAATGCGCTGTAGTAAagccttctttttttaattgcaaccttagtggatttttttgCAACAGGTAGTCTACATGGCGTACAGTTGTTTCCCCGAGAGTCTTGTTCGTGTTCTATCAACCAACGCTGTGCGCACATCATGGCCGTTATGCTTGCCCTCGGAATGCCCGTCACATACGACAAGAAAGGATCAATTAAAATGATCAAGCCACAAGTAATAACAACACCTAGTGCTGAATACCTTATGGAATCTGTACAGCCAAAGCATGATGGGACGAATGTAAGTAGTGACTAATAGTTTAGCAGCAGAAACTCTCGCGGGTAGAATCTTcgtgttctttttaatctggaATAAACCGGCGCTTGATTTATATTagttataaataatattttttttaaatcatttaaaaaactaaGAAACGCTGAATTCAATAGTCCATCAGCCAAAAAgccaatttttaaatgttaatatTAAATTTGGATGgtgtttttcattaatttttataaatccGCATGAAATTTCCCAAATACTGATGCATGATAGTTTTGTCCCCTGGCTCATGGGCTACGATATTAATTGTTATAAAGATGGTTAGAAGTTTGAATGaagtttgtatttttgtttttcaataggAAAGTGAAAAGGCTGACTCGGCAGTTGCAGAAATATTAAATGTCGATGAGAAAGCAGGAGAAGAAACTGCGCATATATTGCATGAAGCTGCGACCACCGTGTCAGACGCAAATACAGTGTTTACTTCGATGGCGGATGCTTACCAACAATCACAAAACATTGTACAAGTTAACTCCGCAGACCTGGAGAGTGTGCTCAGCGCTTCTCAAGGTCCCTCTTCACCTTTTCGAAGATTACTTACTAATCGTGTTAtcgttaaaaaaacctttatctaTCTTACTCTGTTTAATATTTAGGCAATGAAGTGCTAATGGTAGTCGCCGACACCTCAGGTGGAGATCAGAAATCATTGATTACGTATGAAGTAGCTCAAGAAGCGATGTTGGCTGACGCGCAGGCGCATAACCAATCAGTGAATTCCGCAGCGAACGTTGAAATTGTAGGACTGCAAACTGCTGACTCATTTACACATAACGAACAACAAGAGCATATAGAAAACAAAATTCCTGTGTCACAGGCTATCACAATTGCCCAAGGGTATGTATTTTGCGGTGTCGCTGTATGTCATTAAAAGCTGATGTTATATTAAAGCACCTGCAATAAAATGCAGTACCAGCATTGATAAAATGCAGCACCAGCATTGATAAAATGCAGTACCAGCATTGATAAAATGCAGTACCAGCATTGATAAAATGCAGCACCAGCATTgataaaatatgtgaaaacataattttcaATTTACATACAGTCCaatacaatttgaaacaaaacaCTGAGAACGTTGACGGATGGATTCATTGTTTATTTACACgagttttttttaaggaaaacctGGTTTAGCCTGGATATTTCTTGATTTTAAAGGagattttctgaaaatttgCATAGACAAGCCCTTTTGTTTTATACCCCTAAAATTCTTTTTAGCAGGATTTCTATCAATTAATATTGTGCTGCAGTTGAAAGTACCTATGATCTCACcctaatttttgcaaaataccCACTGTCCTTGATGATTGTGTATTTGcggtttgttttcattttcatgtCTCTTTTAGTCATGATGGCGTTACTTCTACAGAACAAACCAACTTTGACGAAGTTCATGGAAAGAGGATAAAATTAGATGGGGATATTCGTCCGGAAGAACTTATATTGACAATGAGTGAAGTCATGCACAAAACAAATAGCTTATAAATACaaattttctaatttaaaatgttattgttattatgtaATATGTAatcaaataacatttttttaaatgccaCTCATACTTGTGCTACTAACACTATTTTAAGAAGACGATAATGGAGCGCCGACATACACAAAAATACTACTAATGCGCTGTTTGTTTGGTTATTCCATTTTAGATAATATTTTACGTTAACTGCCGCCCAGACTCGAAAATTGATTGATCTGTTTTCATTGGTTACTGTTGTTAATAAATTGAGGATTCTGCGTTATTTGAAATATAatacaaaatgttaaatttcaCGCAGAGAAAATAGAAtaatacattttatttaaaacatcaaAGTATGTTTACCACACGTTCAGTGGAAATTTAATATGCTCTTATTTTTTAACCCCTGCCACAGATTCGGGTCTACTGAAGAGGCGCGAATGAGTTAATAGGttacttgtttttctttttattagcaTATGAATTATTGAAATCAGGCTCGCGTATGCTTAGCATTAATTACCAAAGATGATCAGCTTTTGCTAGGAAAATGCTTATTTCGTTACCATTCCAAACCCAATAACTAAAATAAAGAACAAAGTTTTTAACTGTTTTAACACAAACAACATGGGCTCTCAGTTATGCTTGTAATATGCTTATTTTTTCACTAACCCTGAGCCTAAATATGCCTTTAAacgttatgcttataaaaaaaacatgtatctGTTTTATCCCTCGTTTAAAAAGCGTAAGCGTTGGAAAGAATGAATATAGTGCTGGGAACCTTGTTGCCATGCAAACAATGTAAACATCACATGTTACCTTAACATAACGATCACATACGTCATTGCGAACATAAGAAGGCTCCAcaacacctgcgatttcttttaatttaaaaaaaaaactaagaaataaaatatacaaatattttacGATATATAAGTTAGAAGAAGTAAACGTGGCGAGAGAATAAAGAAGAAATACGCTGAGTAAGCAAAACAGCGTGCAAACTGTGTCGTAAACACGATAAAGGAAGtataacagaaaatattttagaagtaTTTATTATGACATAAGTAAGGATATTTTATATATGTAGTCTGCTGGAAATAAAGCAGCCGCGACGTTATTACAATTTTATATATGTAAACTCTGTCAGTAATTCGAACGACCCAAAATATATTCGAAATCAGaaagaaattaatattttttgttgtagaGACAATTTTCATAAGTGATGGTTGACAATTTTCACGTTTTGAAAGTGAAGCGACCAAGTTAAGGAACCCCACCATGGTTTGGCAGCCGTAAAATTCTTTCAATTTAGGGCCTCAGAATggctaaaaaacttaaaatagtgTTCTGTCTAGAAtagaaaaaatagctttttcATGGTATTTTAATTATGTCTATAAGTGGCAACCTTTCCCCATGATTTTGTTGTTCCTTTCTAACAGAACCTACTTCAAAATACAGGAAAAGCATTTGTATTGCATATCTTACGCAATTTTTATCCAAAAGTTTAAATACATTACTAATTTTTCCCGTCCAAACTTGAATTTACAAATTAGAGTTAATACCCATAAGAAAATTGTGGAACTAAAATGTAAACtcgcaaaaatataaaaacttgaaaaactGGACTTATCACTTAGTTTccttataaaaatgaaaacgtaaATCAGGCTGAAGTTTCAAATTTTCCAGCCTGGAAAGAAGCAAGCGCTTAAAAAATAAGGTGACGCACTGCTTCGTTTTAACTTCGTGattgattggtatgaaaccgcAGAAACGAGGTTGACTGACCAACTTGTGCTCACAATTTGTCTGAGGTCAAGGTGATCACTCTAGCTGTGGTTTAACCTCGAGAAACACAGCCTCGTGTTGAAAAACTGAGAGCGTGATGACAAagctttttttatgatttttagttCGTTTGAGAAATGTTGGAATTAAGGAGCAGCGCATTAGGTAAGTACGCAATTTGTAGTTTATTTTATGCTATACAGCCTCTGATTTACAACTTCGTCCCCGGGGCTTATTAGGTTTTTGTattggaaaacaaaaaataaccccTGGTGACTAGGTTGTCATTTTTATTCATCATTTTTCTCATTATGATCAA
The genomic region above belongs to Hydractinia symbiolongicarpus strain clone_291-10 chromosome 4, HSymV2.1, whole genome shotgun sequence and contains:
- the LOC130641655 gene encoding uncharacterized protein LOC130641655 isoform X2 produces the protein MSCLFSEKGLDLDTAISILENIEDYVTINQPPVKPKGGEVFIFIPDSPHEQENYKCDQYRWLNSGPKEIPRKNPLVKKQYFIGKLPQGKTQAFQKHCYVLVGDNRLPYPVLLHYIGDETVMVDYPHGNSKKSNSAYFAIAPSVRRDIANRSKSAMPTAIINSYKTSPSSYSVNEAGEKDINPVLTPRNKSQVRNIRRKQKLSNVKDCIPKDDLATLHSLGSELIGFCHYIRTQPELACIVGLNDISTEVENLMKLNNNVVVFSFHETYKVGRYTITPFNFVHAAFSDLPTVPSYFMISETSDFFAYEKFLQIVIDCIPALEECHTAVVTNQEYTFTSAITVSFPNWLQIYDWEILFAAARAFLRKLHVDIKDISMRIKQLKSLMSSESIEDYRLELERLKKDWPLGFCEYYLQVLQEPVEMRLGRWILERYKLYSPHLGVLRGVNPDLQLVIKNLQELKDVSLDVILPSLYHLQVYVYVNIQKGFCGIGKYNLSSSFKFLLRDIDELVLPSKVYEPAGIVKIFRVRGITLFSESSDLCDDDNTSLLQAQRIVEMGHISHSTDLKAFLVKSTSGSLHGVQLFPRESCSCSINQRCAHIMAVMLALGMPVTYDKKGSIKMIKPQVITTPSAEYLMESVQPKHDGTNESEKADSAVAEILNVDEKAGEETAHILHEAATTVSDANTVFTSMADAYQQSQNIVQVNSADLESVLSASQGNEVLMVVADTSGGDQKSLITYEVAQEAMLADAQAHNQSVNSAANVEIVGLQTADSFTHNEQQEHIENKIPVSQAITIAQGHDGVTSTEQTNFDEVHGKRIKLDGDIRPEELILTMSEVMHKTNSL
- the LOC130641655 gene encoding uncharacterized protein LOC130641655 isoform X1, with the translated sequence MWTISFQTLFSGLDLDTAISILENIEDYVTINQPPVKPKGGEVFIFIPDSPHEQENYKCDQYRWLNSGPKEIPRKNPLVKKQYFIGKLPQGKTQAFQKHCYVLVGDNRLPYPVLLHYIGDETVMVDYPHGNSKKSNSAYFAIAPSVRRDIANRSKSAMPTAIINSYKTSPSSYSVNEAGEKDINPVLTPRNKSQVRNIRRKQKLSNVKDCIPKDDLATLHSLGSELIGFCHYIRTQPELACIVGLNDISTEVENLMKLNNNVVVFSFHETYKVGRYTITPFNFVHAAFSDLPTVPSYFMISETSDFFAYEKFLQIVIDCIPALEECHTAVVTNQEYTFTSAITVSFPNWLQIYDWEILFAAARAFLRKLHVDIKDISMRIKQLKSLMSSESIEDYRLELERLKKDWPLGFCEYYLQVLQEPVEMRLGRWILERYKLYSPHLGVLRGVNPDLQLVIKNLQELKDVSLDVILPSLYHLQVYVYVNIQKGFCGIGKYNLSSSFKFLLRDIDELVLPSKVYEPAGIVKIFRVRGITLFSESSDLCDDDNTSLLQAQRIVEMGHISHSTDLKAFLVKSTSGSLHGVQLFPRESCSCSINQRCAHIMAVMLALGMPVTYDKKGSIKMIKPQVITTPSAEYLMESVQPKHDGTNESEKADSAVAEILNVDEKAGEETAHILHEAATTVSDANTVFTSMADAYQQSQNIVQVNSADLESVLSASQGNEVLMVVADTSGGDQKSLITYEVAQEAMLADAQAHNQSVNSAANVEIVGLQTADSFTHNEQQEHIENKIPVSQAITIAQGHDGVTSTEQTNFDEVHGKRIKLDGDIRPEELILTMSEVMHKTNSL